In Maniola hyperantus chromosome 20, iAphHyp1.2, whole genome shotgun sequence, the following are encoded in one genomic region:
- the LOC117991576 gene encoding esterase FE4-like isoform X3 — translation MNTASWVVLWSLWAARFVRQPTMPVHTQGGWLRGLFSPDCSHKQFLAIPYATLPDNRFQAPGPAPIWRGIFDAVEEYIRCPQRFQPGIVKGQADCLIVNVYTPPDATPASNYPVMVYIHGGGFFEGSSSIFLYSGDYLVSKKVILVSFNYRLHIQGHLCLRIKEAPGNAAMKDQVAALKWVQRNIKAFGGDPDNVTLLGISSGSICVSYHIISPMSKGLFHKAIMQSGSSLAPWALQVRPLYAASLSIKSMGYTTQDPHEIYNMLLEKTDEELIFARVPRQEGTILISELLYTPCVEKELEGEEAFLTDLPFNLLSKGEYNKVPMIIGHTNEEGLFMVAMENRATISEIMFEKSLPKDLMIPSEHVRKEIGGKLHKFYMGDKNISYDTIVSLSRFYGEAHFIYPILEEIELYLKTNEKPVYSYVFSYDGWRNLAKWSTLSWALWSAPGATHADDLFYMFSQPMLPSLCESKMIDKMTTMMTNFAKHGDPTPEPSALFPVRWLPVNTSSPQCLVIDAQFSTAPLYTSDSLEYLREVYSKYRRKGD, via the exons ATGAATACTGCGAGTTGGGTGGTGCTTTGGTCCCTCTGGGCCGCGCGGTTTGTTCGGCAACCCACGATGCCAGTGCACACACAAGGAGGCTGGCTGCGGGGTCTGTTCTCGCCTGACTGCTCTCACAAGCAGTTTTTGGCAATACCGTACGCTACACTTCCAGATAACCGGTTTCAG GCTCCTGGTCCTGCACCAATATGGCGAGGGATTTTTGACGCAGTAGAGGAATATATTCGATGCCCGCAAAGATTTCAACCAGGCATTGTCAAAGGACAAGCAGACTGTCTAATTGTCAACGTATACACCCCACCCGACGCTACACCAGCCTCAAACTATCCAGTCATGGTGTATATACACGGAGGAGGATTTTTCGAAGGATCATCATCAATATTTTTGTACAGTGGAGATTATTTAGTAAGCAAGAAAGTTATTTTAGTTTCTTTCAACTATAGGCTTCATATTCAAGGTCATTTGTGCTTAAGGATCAAGGAAGCTCCAGGCAATGCTGCTATGAAAGATCAAGTTGCAGCTTTGAAATGGGTCCAGCGTAATATTAAGGCCTTCGGTGGTGACCCCGACAATGTAACACTGCTTGGAATAAGTTCTGGTTCTATCTGTGTATCCTATCACATAATTTCGCCAATGTCCAAAGGATTATTTCACAAGGCGATAATGCAAAGTGGCTCTTCGCTTGCTCCATGGGCGTTGCAAGTTAGACCGCTATACGCGGCTAGTTTATCAATCAAATCTATGGGATACACCACTCAGGATCCACACGAGATTTACAATATGCTATTGGAAAAAACAGATGAAGAGCTAATCTTTGCAAGAGTTCCTAGACAAGAAGGTACTATCTTGATATCTGAACTATTGTACACGCCATGCGTAGAAAAGGAACTTGAAGGAGAGGAAGCGTTTTTGACTGATCTCCCTTTTAATTTGTTATCAAAAGGAGAGTACAATAAAGTTCCTATGATAATAGGACATACAAACGAGGAAGGGTTATTTATGGTGGCCATGGAAAATCGTGCAACTATATCTGAAATTATGTTTGAAAAATCCTTACCAAAAGACTTGATGATACCGAGTGAGCACGTTCGAAAAGAGATAGGGGGAAAGTTGCATAAGTTTTACATGGGTGATAAAAATATCTCCTACGATACAATAGTAAGTCTTTCGAGGTTTTATGGAGAAGCTCATTTTATATATCCCATTTTAGAGGAGATTGAATTATACTTAAAGACTAATGAGAAGCCTGTGTATAGTTATGTTTTCAGCTATGACGGCTGGAGGAATTTGGCTAAATGGTCCACGTTGTCCTGGGCTCTATGGAGCGCTCCGGGAGCGACTCATGCTGATGATCTTTTCTATATGTTCAGCCAGCCGATGCTTCCCTCATTGTGTGAGAGTAAAATGATAGACAAGATGACCACAATGATGACAAACTTTGCTAAACATGG GGACCCCACTCCGGAACCTTCGGCCCTGTTTCCAGTGAGGTGGCTTCCGGTGAATACGTCATCTCCACAGTGTCTGGTCATCGACGCGCAGTTCTCGACTGCGCCGCTCTATACCAGCGACTCGCTCGAGTACTTGCGTGAAGTGTACTCCAAGTACAGGCGAAAGGGAGATTGA
- the LOC117991576 gene encoding esterase E4-like isoform X2, which yields MNTASWVVLWSLWAARFVRQPTMPVHTQGGWLRGLFSPDCSHKQFLAIPYATLPDNRFQVYEDYFLISSLLLNHFFSILKIAHRDFLLQYSIYLAIKRLQYSSDASLARIPSSTILYGYNVYTRVCIATKSRRKQCLLYIPRFKAPGPAPIWRGIFDAVEEYIRCPQRFQPGIVKGQADCLIVNVYTPPDATPASNYPVMVYIHGGGFFEGSSSIFLYSGDYLVSKKVILVSFNYRLHIQGHLCLRIKEAPGNAAMKDQVAALKWVQRNIKAFGGDPDNVTLLGISSGSICVSYHIISPMSKGLFHKAIMQSGSSLAPWALQVRPLYAASLSIKSMGYTTQDPHEIYNMLLEKTDEELIFARVPRQEGTILISELLYTPCVEKELEGEEAFLTDLPFNLLSKGEYNKVPMIIGHTNEEGLFMVAMENRATISEIMFEKSLPKDLMIPSEHVRKEIGGKLHKFYMGDKNISYDTIPVYSYVFSYDGWRNLAKWSTLSWALWSAPGATHADDLFYMFSQPMLPSLCESKMIDKMTTMMTNFAKHGDPTPEPSALFPVRWLPVNTSSPQCLVIDAQFSTAPLYTSDSLEYLREVYSKYRRKGD from the exons ATGAATACTGCGAGTTGGGTGGTGCTTTGGTCCCTCTGGGCCGCGCGGTTTGTTCGGCAACCCACGATGCCAGTGCACACACAAGGAGGCTGGCTGCGGGGTCTGTTCTCGCCTGACTGCTCTCACAAGCAGTTTTTGGCAATACCGTACGCTACACTTCCAGATAACCGGTTTCAGGTATATGAAGACTACTTTTTAATATCATCTTTACTCCTAAATCacttttttagtattttaaagATCGCACACCGCGATTTTTTGCTGCAATACAGTATCTATTTAGCCATCAAAAGGTTGCAATACAGCAGCGATGCGTCGCTGGCCCGTATACCTTCATCTACGATTTTGTATGGTTATAATGTCTATACACGCGTCTGTATTGCTACAAAAAGTCGTCGAAAGCAATGTCTGTTATATATTCCACGTTTTAAGGCTCCTGGTCCTGCACCAATATGGCGAGGGATTTTTGACGCAGTAGAGGAATATATTCGATGCCCGCAAAGATTTCAACCAGGCATTGTCAAAGGACAAGCAGACTGTCTAATTGTCAACGTATACACCCCACCCGACGCTACACCAGCCTCAAACTATCCAGTCATGGTGTATATACACGGAGGAGGATTTTTCGAAGGATCATCATCAATATTTTTGTACAGTGGAGATTATTTAGTAAGCAAGAAAGTTATTTTAGTTTCTTTCAACTATAGGCTTCATATTCAAGGTCATTTGTGCTTAAGGATCAAGGAAGCTCCAGGCAATGCTGCTATGAAAGATCAAGTTGCAGCTTTGAAATGGGTCCAGCGTAATATTAAGGCCTTCGGTGGTGACCCCGACAATGTAACACTGCTTGGAATAAGTTCTGGTTCTATCTGTGTATCCTATCACATAATTTCGCCAATGTCCAAAGGATTATTTCACAAGGCGATAATGCAAAGTGGCTCTTCGCTTGCTCCATGGGCGTTGCAAGTTAGACCGCTATACGCGGCTAGTTTATCAATCAAATCTATGGGATACACCACTCAGGATCCACACGAGATTTACAATATGCTATTGGAAAAAACAGATGAAGAGCTAATCTTTGCAAGAGTTCCTAGACAAGAAGGTACTATCTTGATATCTGAACTATTGTACACGCCATGCGTAGAAAAGGAACTTGAAGGAGAGGAAGCGTTTTTGACTGATCTCCCTTTTAATTTGTTATCAAAAGGAGAGTACAATAAAGTTCCTATGATAATAGGACATACAAACGAGGAAGGGTTATTTATGGTGGCCATGGAAAATCGTGCAACTATATCTGAAATTATGTTTGAAAAATCCTTACCAAAAGACTTGATGATACCGAGTGAGCACGTTCGAAAAGAGATAGGGGGAAAGTTGCATAAGTTTTACATGGGTGATAAAAATATCTCCTACGATACAATA CCTGTGTATAGTTATGTTTTCAGCTATGACGGCTGGAGGAATTTGGCTAAATGGTCCACGTTGTCCTGGGCTCTATGGAGCGCTCCGGGAGCGACTCATGCTGATGATCTTTTCTATATGTTCAGCCAGCCGATGCTTCCCTCATTGTGTGAGAGTAAAATGATAGACAAGATGACCACAATGATGACAAACTTTGCTAAACATGG GGACCCCACTCCGGAACCTTCGGCCCTGTTTCCAGTGAGGTGGCTTCCGGTGAATACGTCATCTCCACAGTGTCTGGTCATCGACGCGCAGTTCTCGACTGCGCCGCTCTATACCAGCGACTCGCTCGAGTACTTGCGTGAAGTGTACTCCAAGTACAGGCGAAAGGGAGATTGA
- the LOC117991576 gene encoding esterase E4-like isoform X1 — MNTASWVVLWSLWAARFVRQPTMPVHTQGGWLRGLFSPDCSHKQFLAIPYATLPDNRFQVYEDYFLISSLLLNHFFSILKIAHRDFLLQYSIYLAIKRLQYSSDASLARIPSSTILYGYNVYTRVCIATKSRRKQCLLYIPRFKAPGPAPIWRGIFDAVEEYIRCPQRFQPGIVKGQADCLIVNVYTPPDATPASNYPVMVYIHGGGFFEGSSSIFLYSGDYLVSKKVILVSFNYRLHIQGHLCLRIKEAPGNAAMKDQVAALKWVQRNIKAFGGDPDNVTLLGISSGSICVSYHIISPMSKGLFHKAIMQSGSSLAPWALQVRPLYAASLSIKSMGYTTQDPHEIYNMLLEKTDEELIFARVPRQEGTILISELLYTPCVEKELEGEEAFLTDLPFNLLSKGEYNKVPMIIGHTNEEGLFMVAMENRATISEIMFEKSLPKDLMIPSEHVRKEIGGKLHKFYMGDKNISYDTIVSLSRFYGEAHFIYPILEEIELYLKTNEKPVYSYVFSYDGWRNLAKWSTLSWALWSAPGATHADDLFYMFSQPMLPSLCESKMIDKMTTMMTNFAKHGDPTPEPSALFPVRWLPVNTSSPQCLVIDAQFSTAPLYTSDSLEYLREVYSKYRRKGD, encoded by the exons ATGAATACTGCGAGTTGGGTGGTGCTTTGGTCCCTCTGGGCCGCGCGGTTTGTTCGGCAACCCACGATGCCAGTGCACACACAAGGAGGCTGGCTGCGGGGTCTGTTCTCGCCTGACTGCTCTCACAAGCAGTTTTTGGCAATACCGTACGCTACACTTCCAGATAACCGGTTTCAGGTATATGAAGACTACTTTTTAATATCATCTTTACTCCTAAATCacttttttagtattttaaagATCGCACACCGCGATTTTTTGCTGCAATACAGTATCTATTTAGCCATCAAAAGGTTGCAATACAGCAGCGATGCGTCGCTGGCCCGTATACCTTCATCTACGATTTTGTATGGTTATAATGTCTATACACGCGTCTGTATTGCTACAAAAAGTCGTCGAAAGCAATGTCTGTTATATATTCCACGTTTTAAGGCTCCTGGTCCTGCACCAATATGGCGAGGGATTTTTGACGCAGTAGAGGAATATATTCGATGCCCGCAAAGATTTCAACCAGGCATTGTCAAAGGACAAGCAGACTGTCTAATTGTCAACGTATACACCCCACCCGACGCTACACCAGCCTCAAACTATCCAGTCATGGTGTATATACACGGAGGAGGATTTTTCGAAGGATCATCATCAATATTTTTGTACAGTGGAGATTATTTAGTAAGCAAGAAAGTTATTTTAGTTTCTTTCAACTATAGGCTTCATATTCAAGGTCATTTGTGCTTAAGGATCAAGGAAGCTCCAGGCAATGCTGCTATGAAAGATCAAGTTGCAGCTTTGAAATGGGTCCAGCGTAATATTAAGGCCTTCGGTGGTGACCCCGACAATGTAACACTGCTTGGAATAAGTTCTGGTTCTATCTGTGTATCCTATCACATAATTTCGCCAATGTCCAAAGGATTATTTCACAAGGCGATAATGCAAAGTGGCTCTTCGCTTGCTCCATGGGCGTTGCAAGTTAGACCGCTATACGCGGCTAGTTTATCAATCAAATCTATGGGATACACCACTCAGGATCCACACGAGATTTACAATATGCTATTGGAAAAAACAGATGAAGAGCTAATCTTTGCAAGAGTTCCTAGACAAGAAGGTACTATCTTGATATCTGAACTATTGTACACGCCATGCGTAGAAAAGGAACTTGAAGGAGAGGAAGCGTTTTTGACTGATCTCCCTTTTAATTTGTTATCAAAAGGAGAGTACAATAAAGTTCCTATGATAATAGGACATACAAACGAGGAAGGGTTATTTATGGTGGCCATGGAAAATCGTGCAACTATATCTGAAATTATGTTTGAAAAATCCTTACCAAAAGACTTGATGATACCGAGTGAGCACGTTCGAAAAGAGATAGGGGGAAAGTTGCATAAGTTTTACATGGGTGATAAAAATATCTCCTACGATACAATAGTAAGTCTTTCGAGGTTTTATGGAGAAGCTCATTTTATATATCCCATTTTAGAGGAGATTGAATTATACTTAAAGACTAATGAGAAGCCTGTGTATAGTTATGTTTTCAGCTATGACGGCTGGAGGAATTTGGCTAAATGGTCCACGTTGTCCTGGGCTCTATGGAGCGCTCCGGGAGCGACTCATGCTGATGATCTTTTCTATATGTTCAGCCAGCCGATGCTTCCCTCATTGTGTGAGAGTAAAATGATAGACAAGATGACCACAATGATGACAAACTTTGCTAAACATGG GGACCCCACTCCGGAACCTTCGGCCCTGTTTCCAGTGAGGTGGCTTCCGGTGAATACGTCATCTCCACAGTGTCTGGTCATCGACGCGCAGTTCTCGACTGCGCCGCTCTATACCAGCGACTCGCTCGAGTACTTGCGTGAAGTGTACTCCAAGTACAGGCGAAAGGGAGATTGA